One Micromonospora sp. WMMD1120 genomic region harbors:
- a CDS encoding crosslink repair DNA glycosylase YcaQ family protein yields MTAPESLSLAQARRVALAAQGFADPAPTGVPTRRHLRRVLDRVGLIQMDSVNVLRRAHYLPLYSRLGPYPTTLLDQAAYRRPRELFEYWGHEASLVPVALHPVLRWRMARARSESWGGMRRIAQEQPELVAWVRDEVAARGPLTAAEIEHDAPRETGNWGWNWSAVKQALEFLFWAGEVTAAERSTSFARRYDLPERVLPAAVLAAPTPTDAEAYRTLVGLAARSLGVAAEPELRDYFRLPVAGARQAVAELAEAGELVPVTVAGWRQPAWLHASARLPRWVRGNTLVSPFDPLIWERARTERLFDFSYRIEIYVPAPQRVYGYYVLPFLQGERFTARVDLKADRRAGVLLVPAAWVEPGADPGETAVALAAELYRLAGWLGLDAVAPPAAGDLAGPLTAALAGVSGVP; encoded by the coding sequence ATGACCGCACCGGAATCGCTCTCGCTCGCCCAGGCCCGCCGGGTGGCGCTCGCCGCCCAGGGCTTCGCCGACCCGGCGCCGACCGGCGTGCCCACCCGCCGGCACCTACGCCGGGTGCTCGACCGGGTCGGGCTGATCCAGATGGACTCGGTGAACGTGCTGCGCCGCGCGCACTACCTGCCGCTCTACAGCCGACTCGGGCCCTACCCGACCACGCTGCTCGACCAGGCCGCCTACCGCCGGCCGCGCGAGCTGTTCGAATACTGGGGCCACGAGGCGTCACTGGTCCCGGTCGCCCTGCACCCGGTGCTGCGCTGGCGGATGGCCCGGGCGCGCAGCGAGTCCTGGGGCGGCATGCGGCGGATCGCCCAGGAACAGCCCGAGCTGGTCGCCTGGGTCCGGGACGAGGTGGCCGCCCGGGGGCCGTTGACCGCCGCCGAGATCGAGCACGACGCGCCCCGGGAGACCGGCAACTGGGGCTGGAACTGGTCGGCGGTCAAGCAGGCCCTGGAGTTTTTGTTCTGGGCGGGCGAGGTGACCGCCGCCGAGCGCAGCACCTCGTTCGCCCGCCGCTACGACCTGCCGGAGCGGGTGCTGCCGGCGGCGGTGCTGGCCGCGCCCACCCCTACCGACGCCGAGGCGTACCGCACGCTGGTGGGCCTCGCCGCCCGGTCGCTCGGGGTGGCCGCCGAGCCCGAGCTGCGCGACTACTTCCGGCTGCCGGTGGCCGGTGCCCGGCAGGCCGTCGCGGAGCTGGCCGAGGCCGGTGAGCTGGTGCCGGTCACGGTGGCCGGCTGGCGGCAGCCGGCCTGGCTGCACGCGTCCGCCCGACTGCCCCGGTGGGTGCGCGGCAACACCCTGGTCAGCCCCTTCGACCCGCTGATCTGGGAACGGGCCCGCACCGAGCGGCTCTTCGACTTCAGCTACCGGATCGAGATCTACGTCCCGGCGCCCCAGCGCGTCTACGGCTACTACGTGTTGCCCTTCCTCCAGGGCGAGCGGTTCACCGCCCGGGTCGACCTCAAGGCCGACCGCAGGGCCGGAGTGCTGTTGGTGCCGGCGGCCTGGGTCGAGCCCGGCGCCGACCCGGGGGAGACCGCAGTGGCGCTCGCCGCCGAGCTGTACCGGCTCGCCGGGTGGCTCGGCCTGGACGCGGTCGCGCCACCCGCCGCCGGTGACCTGGCTGGCCCGCTCACCGCCGCGTTGGCCGGCGTGTCCGGTGTACCGTGA
- a CDS encoding DUF2752 domain-containing protein, whose protein sequence is MTSAPGPVDQPQPAPGAAHPAALADAAPGGFGADGAGSGGPVAQGWPTTSPGGYPAPEPDRLTRFVLKVYERSPRWAVPLAALGCVALGMAYALVSNPTHADPDAAPSCLLKLTTGLDCPGCGGTRALWYVLHGDLPAAARHHFLFVFALPFLAYLFVAWAGNQAFGWRLPELRLSSKVIGGFLGAWLAFSVLRNLPWAPFTSLYV, encoded by the coding sequence GTGACGAGCGCTCCCGGACCGGTCGACCAGCCGCAGCCCGCCCCCGGCGCGGCGCACCCGGCCGCCCTGGCCGACGCTGCTCCCGGCGGTTTCGGCGCCGACGGCGCGGGCTCCGGCGGACCGGTTGCCCAGGGCTGGCCGACCACTTCACCGGGTGGCTACCCGGCACCCGAGCCGGACCGGCTCACCCGCTTCGTGCTGAAGGTCTACGAGCGGTCGCCGCGCTGGGCGGTGCCGCTGGCCGCGCTCGGCTGCGTCGCCCTCGGCATGGCCTACGCGCTGGTCAGCAACCCGACCCACGCCGACCCGGACGCCGCGCCCAGCTGTCTGCTCAAGTTGACCACCGGGCTGGACTGCCCGGGCTGCGGCGGCACCCGCGCGCTCTGGTACGTGCTGCACGGCGACCTGCCGGCCGCTGCCCGGCACCACTTTTTGTTCGTCTTCGCGCTGCCGTTTTTGGCGTACCTCTTCGTGGCCTGGGCGGGAAACCAGGCCTTCGGTTGGCGACTGCCGGAGCTGCGACTCAGCTCCAAGGTGATCGGCGGTTTCCTGGGCGCGTGGCTGGCCTTCTCGGTGCTGCGCAACCTGCCCTGGGCGCCGTTCACCTCGCTCTACGTCTGA
- the thyX gene encoding FAD-dependent thymidylate synthase, whose translation MVQPQVKLIAWTQFAAPDDVPWSTDAEGGQALAEFAGRACYQSWKKPNPATATNAGYLAHILEVGHLSVLEHGSVTFYFTGVSRSFTHELIRHRHFSYSQLSQRYVPERDAAMVEPAVIADDPELHKKFVEAAEASVRAYTELLEGLEQRFSDEPNPTLRRKQARQAARAVLPNATETRIVVTGNYRAWRHFIAMRATEHADVEIRELAVECLRQLQGVAPNVFADFVISTLPDGTEVAASPHEAS comes from the coding sequence ATGGTGCAGCCCCAGGTCAAGTTGATCGCGTGGACCCAATTCGCGGCCCCGGACGACGTGCCGTGGTCGACCGACGCGGAGGGTGGCCAGGCGCTCGCCGAGTTCGCCGGCCGGGCCTGCTACCAGTCGTGGAAGAAGCCGAATCCGGCGACCGCCACCAACGCGGGTTATCTGGCGCACATCCTCGAGGTCGGCCACCTCAGTGTGCTGGAGCACGGGTCGGTGACCTTCTACTTCACCGGGGTGTCGCGCTCCTTCACGCACGAGCTGATCCGGCACCGGCACTTCTCCTACTCGCAGCTGTCCCAGCGTTACGTCCCGGAGCGCGACGCGGCGATGGTCGAGCCGGCGGTCATCGCCGACGACCCGGAGCTGCACAAGAAGTTCGTCGAGGCCGCCGAGGCGAGCGTCCGGGCGTACACCGAGTTGCTGGAGGGGCTCGAGCAGCGCTTCTCCGACGAGCCGAACCCGACGCTGCGGCGCAAGCAGGCCCGGCAGGCGGCTCGGGCGGTGCTGCCCAACGCCACCGAGACCCGGATCGTGGTCACCGGCAACTACCGGGCCTGGCGGCACTTCATCGCGATGCGCGCCACCGAGCACGCCGACGTGGAGATCCGCGAGCTGGCCGTGGAGTGCCTGCGCCAGCTACAGGGGGTGGCGCCGAACGTGTTCGCCGACTTCGTGATTTCCACGCTGCCGGACGGCACCGAGGTGGCGGCCAGCCCGCACGAGGCGTCCTGA
- the dapA gene encoding 4-hydroxy-tetrahydrodipicolinate synthase, with protein MTHDHLDAAARPASRPFGRVLTAMVSPFTADGSLDLDGAARLASHLVDEQGNDALVVNGTTGESPTTTDAEKERLIRAVVEAVGDRAKVVAGVGTNDTRHTIELAAAAEKAGAHGLLVVTPYYNKPPQSGLLRHFTAVADASSLPVMLYDIPHRSGVPIETETLVRLAEHGRIVAVKDAKGDLTATSWVTSRTSLAYYSGEDALTLPALAVGCVGVVGTSTHFTGALTAQLIDGYDAGDMPAALALHRRLLPLFTGIFRTQGTILVKAGLAALGLPGGPVRPPLVDATNDEIARLRADFAAAGLELPE; from the coding sequence ATGACGCACGACCACCTCGACGCCGCCGCCCGACCGGCGTCCCGCCCCTTCGGCCGGGTTCTCACGGCCATGGTGAGCCCGTTCACCGCCGACGGTTCGCTGGACCTGGACGGTGCCGCCCGGCTGGCGAGCCACCTGGTCGACGAGCAGGGCAACGACGCGCTGGTCGTCAACGGCACCACCGGCGAATCGCCGACCACCACCGACGCGGAGAAGGAACGCCTGATCCGGGCCGTGGTGGAGGCCGTCGGTGACCGTGCCAAGGTGGTCGCCGGGGTCGGCACCAACGACACCCGGCACACCATCGAGCTGGCCGCCGCCGCCGAGAAGGCGGGCGCGCACGGCCTGCTGGTGGTCACCCCGTACTACAACAAGCCGCCGCAGAGCGGGTTGCTGCGGCACTTCACCGCGGTCGCCGACGCCAGCAGCCTGCCCGTGATGCTGTACGACATCCCGCACCGCTCCGGCGTGCCGATCGAGACCGAGACGCTGGTCCGGCTCGCCGAGCACGGCCGGATCGTCGCGGTCAAGGACGCCAAGGGCGACCTGACCGCCACGAGCTGGGTCACCAGCCGGACCAGCCTCGCCTACTACAGCGGCGAGGACGCGCTCACCCTGCCGGCGCTGGCCGTCGGCTGCGTGGGCGTGGTCGGCACCTCGACGCACTTCACCGGGGCGCTGACCGCACAGCTCATCGACGGGTACGACGCGGGGGACATGCCGGCCGCGCTCGCCCTGCACCGGCGGCTGCTGCCGCTGTTCACCGGCATCTTCCGTACCCAGGGCACCATCCTGGTGAAGGCCGGCCTCGCGGCGCTGGGCCTGCCGGGCGGCCCGGTGCGGCCCCCGCTGGTGGACGCCACCAACGACGAGATCGCCCGACTGCGCGCGGACTTCGCGGCGGCGGGCCTGGAGCTGCCCGAATGA
- a CDS encoding ribonuclease J — MTEAHIEAELPPPLPEGGLRIIPLGGLGAIGRNMTVFEYDGKLLIVDCGVLFPDVEQPGVDLILPDFGPILDRLADIQAIVLTHGHEDHIGAVPYLLAHKPDIPLVGSQFTLALVEAKLAERRIQPYTLTVREGGRERLGPFECEFFAVNHSIPDALAVAIRTPAGLVLHTGDFKMDQLPLDGRITDLAGFARLGAEGVDLLLSDSTNAEIPGFVTPEREIGPVLDSIFAKAKGRIIVASFASHVHRVQQVFDSAVEHGRKVALIGRSMVRNMGIARDLGLLNIPAGLVIGIEEATTLPPEQIVLMSTGSQGEPMSALGRMASGDHRHITIAPGDTVVLASSLVPGNETSVYRVINRLARAGAVVVHKDVAKVHVSGHAPAGELLYLLNVVRPSNLMPVHGEWRHLRAHARLGIESGVAPDRVVLCEDGDVVDLVEGRASLVGHVKSRYVYVDGLAVGDVSESLLTERRILGDGGFIATTVVVDSVTGKVVAGPTLSAKGFSEDPEAFNPVIPLVTEALNRAAADGITDPHQLQQIVRRTVGRWVNDAYRRRPMIVPSVVEV; from the coding sequence GTGACCGAGGCGCACATCGAGGCGGAACTACCCCCGCCGCTGCCGGAAGGTGGCCTGCGGATCATCCCGCTCGGCGGGCTCGGCGCCATCGGTCGGAACATGACCGTCTTCGAGTACGACGGCAAGCTGCTGATCGTCGACTGCGGGGTGCTCTTCCCCGACGTCGAGCAGCCCGGCGTGGACCTGATCCTGCCCGACTTCGGTCCCATCCTGGACCGGCTGGCCGACATCCAGGCGATCGTGCTGACCCACGGCCACGAGGACCACATCGGCGCGGTGCCGTACCTGCTCGCCCACAAGCCCGACATCCCGCTGGTCGGCTCGCAGTTCACCCTCGCCCTGGTCGAGGCGAAGCTCGCCGAGCGGCGGATCCAGCCCTACACGCTCACCGTGCGGGAGGGCGGCCGGGAGCGGCTCGGCCCGTTCGAGTGCGAGTTCTTCGCGGTGAACCACTCGATCCCGGACGCCCTCGCGGTGGCCATCCGCACCCCCGCCGGCCTGGTGCTGCACACCGGCGACTTCAAGATGGACCAGCTCCCGCTGGACGGCCGGATCACCGATCTGGCCGGCTTCGCCCGGCTCGGGGCGGAGGGCGTCGACCTGCTGCTGTCCGACTCCACGAACGCGGAGATCCCCGGCTTCGTCACCCCGGAGCGGGAGATCGGGCCGGTCCTCGACTCGATCTTCGCGAAGGCCAAGGGCCGGATCATCGTGGCCTCGTTCGCCTCCCACGTGCACCGGGTGCAGCAGGTCTTCGACTCCGCCGTCGAGCACGGCCGCAAGGTCGCGCTGATCGGCCGTTCCATGGTCCGCAACATGGGCATCGCCCGGGACCTCGGCCTGCTCAACATCCCGGCCGGCCTGGTCATCGGGATCGAGGAGGCGACCACGCTGCCGCCGGAGCAGATCGTGCTGATGTCCACCGGTTCGCAGGGTGAGCCGATGAGCGCGCTGGGCCGGATGGCCAGCGGCGACCACCGGCACATCACCATCGCCCCCGGCGACACCGTCGTGCTCGCCTCCTCGCTGGTGCCCGGCAACGAGACCTCGGTCTACCGGGTGATCAACCGGCTGGCCCGGGCCGGCGCGGTGGTCGTGCACAAGGACGTGGCGAAGGTGCACGTCTCCGGCCACGCCCCCGCCGGAGAACTGCTCTACCTGCTCAACGTGGTCCGGCCCAGCAACCTGATGCCGGTGCACGGCGAGTGGCGTCACCTGCGGGCGCACGCCCGGCTCGGCATCGAGTCCGGGGTCGCCCCGGACCGGGTGGTGCTCTGCGAGGACGGCGACGTGGTCGACCTGGTCGAGGGCCGCGCCAGCCTGGTCGGGCACGTGAAGAGCCGCTACGTGTACGTGGATGGCCTCGCCGTCGGTGACGTCAGCGAGTCGCTGCTCACCGAACGGCGCATCCTCGGTGACGGCGGCTTCATCGCCACCACGGTGGTCGTCGACTCGGTCACCGGCAAGGTGGTCGCCGGTCCGACGCTGTCCGCGAAGGGCTTCTCCGAGGACCCGGAAGCGTTCAACCCGGTGATCCCGCTGGTCACCGAGGCGCTCAACCGGGCCGCGGCGGACGGTATCACCGACCCGCACCAGCTCCAGCAGATCGTCCGGCGGACCGTGGGTCGGTGGGTGAACGACGCGTACCGCCGTCGGCCGATGATCGTGCCCTCGGTGGTCGAGGTCTGA